In the genome of Myroides phaeus, one region contains:
- a CDS encoding DUF4230 domain-containing protein, which produces MRKVLRVIYALFIVLFFMFSGAILYNSFFKKDSDNMQYNSMLIQEQLKNVSKLVVTEAHYSQVMTYKDQQKYFLNLLSFDKKAVVIVNAKATVAYDLSQLKYQIDEKRKVVQLLYIPEAEVQIYPDYKIYDVEQSTFNPFIGDDYNKINQKIKKDIATKIEKSTLKTNAENRLISELSKILILTNTLGWTLEYQGNVISTDNDLMMDLAL; this is translated from the coding sequence ATGAGAAAAGTACTAAGAGTTATTTATGCACTATTTATAGTGTTGTTTTTTATGTTTTCAGGTGCAATATTATACAATTCTTTTTTTAAAAAGGACAGTGATAATATGCAGTACAATTCTATGTTGATTCAAGAACAATTGAAAAACGTAAGTAAATTAGTTGTTACAGAAGCCCACTACTCTCAAGTAATGACGTACAAAGATCAGCAGAAATATTTTTTAAACTTACTCTCTTTTGATAAGAAAGCTGTAGTCATAGTGAATGCAAAAGCAACAGTAGCATACGATTTAAGTCAATTAAAATATCAAATAGACGAGAAAAGGAAAGTAGTTCAATTGTTATATATTCCAGAAGCAGAAGTTCAAATTTATCCTGATTATAAGATTTACGATGTAGAACAAAGTACATTCAATCCTTTTATAGGAGATGATTACAACAAAATAAACCAAAAGATAAAAAAAGATATTGCAACTAAAATAGAAAAGTCCACTTTAAAAACGAATGCAGAGAATCGTTTAATAAGTGAACTTTCCAAGATATTAATTTTGACTAATACATTAGGTTGGACTTTAGAGTATCAAGGTAATGTAATAAGTACAGATAATGATTTAATGATGGATTTAGCTTTATAA
- a CDS encoding aromatic amino acid hydroxylase, translated as MKPQEYESNELIERLPNHLKQFIKPQNYEDYNPINQAVWRYVMRKNVDYLSKVAHESYLEGLEKTGISVESIPSMYGMNRILKEIGWAAVAVDGFIPPNAFMEFQAYKVLVIASDIRQLENIEYTPAPDIIHEGAGHAPIIANPEYAEYLRRFGEIGCKAISSGRDYEIYEAIRLLSILKEAEGVDQKEIDAAEERVEYLQNNAGEPSEMALVRNLHWWTVEYGLIGEVNNPKIYGAGLLSSIGESAWCMTDNVKKLPYSIEAAQQGFDITKPQPQLYVTPDFAYLSEVLEEFANKMALRKGGLMGIKKLIDSKALGTIELNTGIQISGVFTRVIEDEGKPAYVQTTGKTALAYREKELVGHGTETHPHGFGTALGRLKGINLAIEDMSPRDLKAYNLYENKPVTLEFEGGITVSGTNITGIRNIHGKIILISFKDCTVKHYDEVLFQPEWGTYDMAVGANIISAFSGPADYHSFDLINHVPSSHTIKAKRDEQRIKLESLYASIREYREKQASCDLNNVLDIVINEYANDWLLSIEILELAHTNNNNELTEKAMSHLKSLQLKRPEVAHLIKDGMYIILNNL; from the coding sequence ATGAAACCTCAAGAATATGAAAGCAATGAATTAATTGAAAGATTACCTAATCATTTAAAGCAATTTATCAAACCACAGAATTATGAAGATTATAATCCGATTAATCAAGCTGTATGGCGATATGTGATGCGTAAAAATGTTGATTATCTTTCTAAAGTTGCTCACGAATCATATCTTGAAGGTTTAGAAAAAACTGGTATTTCAGTTGAAAGTATTCCAAGTATGTATGGGATGAATCGTATCCTAAAAGAAATAGGATGGGCTGCTGTGGCAGTTGACGGTTTTATTCCACCCAATGCATTTATGGAGTTTCAAGCATATAAAGTTCTTGTAATTGCATCAGACATTAGACAACTTGAAAATATAGAATATACTCCTGCTCCTGATATTATTCATGAAGGTGCTGGTCACGCTCCTATTATTGCAAATCCAGAATATGCCGAATATTTAAGACGTTTCGGAGAAATTGGTTGTAAAGCCATTTCTTCTGGTCGCGACTATGAAATATATGAAGCAATACGTCTATTATCTATTTTAAAGGAAGCAGAAGGTGTTGATCAAAAAGAAATTGATGCTGCTGAAGAAAGAGTTGAGTACTTACAAAATAATGCAGGAGAACCTTCTGAAATGGCTTTAGTGCGAAATCTTCATTGGTGGACTGTTGAATATGGTTTAATCGGTGAGGTTAACAACCCTAAAATATATGGTGCTGGATTACTTTCTTCTATTGGAGAGAGCGCTTGGTGTATGACAGATAATGTAAAAAAGCTCCCTTATTCAATTGAAGCTGCTCAACAAGGGTTTGATATTACAAAACCTCAACCTCAATTATATGTTACACCTGATTTTGCTTATTTAAGTGAAGTTTTGGAAGAGTTTGCTAATAAAATGGCTTTGAGAAAAGGAGGTTTAATGGGAATTAAAAAGCTAATTGATTCTAAAGCTTTAGGGACTATTGAATTAAATACTGGTATACAAATTTCTGGAGTTTTCACAAGAGTTATAGAGGATGAAGGGAAACCTGCATACGTACAAACAACAGGTAAAACGGCATTAGCATATAGAGAAAAAGAATTAGTAGGCCACGGTACAGAAACACATCCTCACGGCTTTGGAACAGCTTTAGGTAGACTAAAAGGAATCAACCTTGCTATTGAAGATATGAGTCCTCGTGACTTAAAAGCTTATAACCTATATGAAAACAAACCTGTAACCTTAGAATTTGAAGGAGGAATTACTGTTTCTGGAACAAATATTACAGGTATTAGAAATATTCATGGTAAAATCATCTTAATTAGTTTTAAAGACTGTACTGTTAAACATTACGATGAAGTATTATTCCAACCTGAATGGGGAACTTACGATATGGCCGTAGGAGCCAATATTATCTCAGCTTTCTCAGGTCCTGCTGACTACCACAGTTTCGATTTAATAAACCACGTACCATCATCTCATACTATTAAAGCTAAACGAGATGAACAAAGAATAAAATTAGAAAGCTTGTATGCCTCAATTCGAGAATATAGAGAGAAACAAGCTTCTTGTGATTTAAACAATGTTTTAGATATAGTTATCAACGAATATGCTAATGATTGGTTATTGTCAATAGAAATATTAGAGCTTGCTCATACTAACAACAATAACGAATTAACGGAAAAAGCAATGAGCCACCTGAAGTCTTTACAATTAAAAAGACCTGAGGTAGCTCACTTAATAAAAGATGGTATGTATATTATTTTAAATAATTTATAA
- a CDS encoding GSCFA domain-containing protein, with product MKFSTVVPIKSVKKPITYNDKIVSLGSCFAVNMSEKFKSFQFQSIVNPFGILFHPIAIERILEYASNGYEFTEDDVFCHNEVWSSFIAHSDMNELEQEDIVTKLNVKLFDLQVALKESSVIAITFGTAWVYEHNETGVVVANCHKIPQSNFTKRLLTYQELLNSYLKIIKLVKEINPGIEIIFTISPVRHFKDGIVENQRSKSLLFTALHDAIEQVGVNSINYFPSYEIMMDELRDYRFYKADMLHPNEQAVDYIWERFVSTYIHPDMITIMQKVQEVQKGLNHRPFNPTAEQHLAFLDTLIAKIDYLLEKYPFMSFR from the coding sequence ATGAAGTTTAGTACAGTAGTTCCTATAAAATCAGTAAAGAAGCCAATAACATATAATGATAAAATAGTGTCATTAGGTTCTTGTTTTGCTGTGAATATGAGTGAGAAGTTTAAATCATTTCAATTTCAAAGTATAGTAAATCCTTTTGGGATCTTATTCCATCCTATTGCTATTGAGCGTATTTTAGAATATGCCAGCAATGGATACGAGTTTACTGAAGATGATGTGTTTTGTCATAATGAAGTTTGGAGTTCTTTTATTGCTCATTCAGATATGAATGAATTAGAACAAGAAGATATTGTTACTAAGTTAAATGTAAAGTTATTTGATTTACAAGTAGCCTTAAAAGAGTCTTCTGTTATAGCTATTACTTTTGGAACCGCTTGGGTTTATGAACATAATGAAACAGGTGTAGTGGTAGCTAATTGTCATAAAATACCACAATCTAATTTTACTAAAAGGTTATTGACTTACCAAGAGTTACTAAATAGTTACTTGAAAATCATTAAATTAGTAAAAGAAATTAATCCAGGGATAGAAATAATCTTTACAATTTCTCCAGTACGTCATTTTAAAGATGGTATTGTTGAAAACCAAAGAAGCAAATCTTTATTGTTTACAGCATTACATGATGCTATAGAACAGGTTGGAGTTAATAGTATTAATTATTTTCCATCTTATGAAATTATGATGGATGAGTTGAGAGATTATCGTTTTTATAAAGCTGATATGTTGCATCCAAATGAACAAGCTGTTGATTACATTTGGGAGCGCTTTGTTAGTACATACATACATCCTGATATGATTACTATTATGCAAAAGGTTCAGGAGGTTCAAAAAGGACTTAATCATAGACCTTTTAATCCTACTGCTGAGCAACATTTAGCTTTTTTAGATACGTTGATTGCTAAGATTGATTATTTGTTAGAAAAATATCCCTTTATGAGTTTTAGATAG